CGCTGTTGCTACAGTCATATTCATAACCACACCCACACCGACGCCTACATCAACGCCTACTCCGACCCCGACGACGCCTAAGCCAACAACGCCAACGCCAACACCGACACCAACAACAACTCCGACAACCCCCAAGCCAACACCCACGCCCACACCAACAACAACGCCTGTAGGGGAGAGACTTCTAAGGTTCTCAAACGCTAATGTTCCCAACTTAGACCCTGCAGTTGGAAGCGATGAAGCTAGCGCTATTTACTTCATAAATGTCTATGACACATTAGTGTATCCGTTGCCTAACGGCACTATTATTCCTCACGCCGCCGAGAGATGGACTGTCTCCGCTGACGGACTTACATGGACGTTCTATATAAGGAAAGGGATTAAATTCCATGTAACCGGTAGGGAGCTGACTGCTCATGATGTCGAGTTCTCGTTGAGGAGACTCTTTACTATAGGTCGAGGGTATGCATACCTGTTCACGCCTATCGTTGATATTAACAAGACCAAGGTGGTAGATAATTACACAATACAGATAACTTTGAAGTCTACTTTCGGTCCGTTCCTTCAAATACTGGTCCGACTCTTCATACTTGATAGCGAGCTTGTAAAGCAGCACATAAAGACTCCAGGTCCATACGGTGCGTTAGGCGATTACGGCACTGAGTGGCTCGCAGAGGGTTCAGCCGATGCCGGTTCAGGAGCTTACATGCTTGCTGAATATAGGAGGGGGGAGTCGGTTGTACTGCGTAGAAATGTCAACTGGTGGGGTAAATTCGCCCCTAACGCCCCAGATAGGGTGATAATGTTAGGGACTACCGAACCTACTACAATACTAACTCTGATGAGTAAAAGGGAGCTCGAGATTACTGACACGTGGCAATCCATAGAGAACTACGAGGCCATGAGTAGAATTAAGGGAATTAATTTAACCACCATTCCAACATTGCGGGGATTCTACTTCATGTTAAACACACAGAAACCCCCATTGGATGATATACATGTGAGGAAAGCCATATCCCTCGCTTTCGACTATGAAGCCGCCATAGAGGGTATTAACCCCTATCAGAAGAGAGGTCTGGGTCCTGTTCCAAGCTCGTTGGCCGGATTCTGTCAACCACCTGAAATCCTAAAGAGGAACGTCCAAGCAGCTATAGAGGAATTGAAGAAGTCGAAGTACTGGGGTAGCCTAGATAAGTACCCTATTGATGTGTGGTGGGTTGCAGAGGTTCCGTGGGAGGAGAGAGCTGCTCTATTGTTTAAAGCAAACTTGGAAGAGATAGGACTTAAGGTAAATGTAATCAAGCAACCCTGGCTCTCCGTGATCCAGGGTCTGAGTACCCTAGAATCCTCCCCACACGCAGTGACCGTGATCAACAGCGCGGACTACGCTGAAGCAGGCGCGATGCTCATGAAGCGGTATCACAGTTCCTCTTACGGCAAGTACTATCAGAATGAGTGGCTCTTCATACCTGAACTCGATAAAATGATTGAAGACGCCATCTCCACAATAAATTTCAATGAGAGGTTATCTAAATACTGCAAGATACAGCATTACATATTCAATCTCTATCCGACCCTCTACGTGTACGACTATGTGGATCTCAGGGCTTACCAGGCCTATTACGTTGACTTCCCAGCCGCTAGGGGGGAGGTCGCCCCTCTTGTAGGATACCAGCTGGAGTGCAGGTGGATTCAAGTATATCCAGAGAAGAGAGCTGAGTTATTGGGGTAGTAACGCACTTTGGTGGAAAGCATAGGTGCCTGAAATGGCTGGTTTAAAGCCTTTTTTAAGGAAAGCATACAGGAATGTCTTTATTAGGAGGACAGTAAGATCTTTCCTCTCCCTGCTGGGGCTTTCTTTCCTGATATTCGTGCTTGCCAGAGTTCTACCAGGGGATCCCATTAGGGCTGCCCTCGGCCCCGACGTGCCTGAAGACGTTGCACAAAGATATCGGGAGATGCTGAATTTAGATAAACCGCTGTACCTTCAGTATTTCTACTGGCTCATGGATGTATTTCAGATGAAACTTGGCAGATCCTTAGTGACTATTAGAGACGTGAGTGCCGACATAGCCGACTTCTTCCCTGCTACACTAGAGTTGCTGATCGCCTCAGCCGTTTTCCGCATAATCGTAGCGTTCCCGTTAGGAGTCCTAAGCGGAAGGAAGCCTGGAGCAGCTATGGATAACATAATAAGAGTCATAGCCTACATAGGCATATGTATTCCCACCTTCGGATGGGCCATCATACTCCAACTGACTTTCGCCTACTGGCTCAACTGGCTTCCAGCAGTAGGGAGGATTTCTGAGGAGTTCATGAATATTCAGAGAATAACCGGACTAATGACAGTTGACACGTTGCTTAATGGTAACCTGCCGGCATTCGTGGACGCTTTAAAACACCTGCTGATACCCACTGTAGCACTCTCGATAGGCGGAGCCGTTCAGGAGGCCAGGATCCTCAGATCCGGCATGATCGAAAACATTAGTAAGGATTACGTGCTTAACATGAAGTCACACGGCATCCCTGAAAGAGTAATATACTTTAAGTACGTCCTCAAACCATCCATTATAGCGGTAGTTCCGACTATGGGTCTCGACATAGCCGCCACCGTCGGTAACGCATTTTTAGTGGAGTCAATATGCAACTGGCCAGGTATGTCAAGATACGGTATGATGGCGATGTTGAGGAAGGACCTGAACGCGATTGTGGGGGTGGTTCTAGTCATAGGCGTAGTCTACATAGTCATAAACACCATAACGGATCTAATACTTTACGCCATTGACCCACGGCTTAGGTTTAGGGAGCGTGAAGGATCGTGAGGAGTGAAGATTACGGAGCCCTAGCCCATAAGGAGAGAGAAGTTAAGATAGAGGGCATAAGAAGAGCTTGGTTCAGATTCTCCAGAAATAAGCTAGCGGTAGCAGGATTAGTTATGTTGACAGTTGTATTAGTGATGGCATTGCTGGCCGAATACGTGACGCCTTATCCAAGTCATGCGGGACTCTACATAAACTTCAAGGAGAAGTATCAACCTCCGAATCCTAATCACATACTTGGGACCGACATGTACGGCAGAGACGTATTTACTAGGGTGGTGTTCGGATTTAGGTATGCGCTCATGATGGTTGGCGTAGTACTCGGGATAGTGGTTCCCTCCGGAACCATCTTAGGGTTAATTGCAGGTTACTACAAAGGCACGCTAATAGATCACATAATAATGGGGGCTTCAGAAGTCTTTGTAGCAGTCCCACCCCTGGTTTTGGCGCTCGCAATATGTTCTGTGCTGGAGCCGAATGTTTTCAACGCATTGTTGGCTATAACACTTATGTGGTGGCCTTGGTACACGAGGATGGTCTACTCTATAACGTCCTCACTACGTAATGAGCCCTATATCTGGGCGGCTAAAGCAGTAGGGATTAGAACCGTACACATACTGTTTAGAGAGCTCCTGCCGAACATGTTAGGACCTATACTAACTAAAGCCACGCTTGACGCGAGCTGGGTGATAATCATAGGCGCTTCCATAAGCTTTGTAGGTTTGGGTGCTCAACCACCGACTCCAGACCTCGGGACTATGCTATCCGAGTACTGCCGCTATCTGCCCGGCTACTGGTGGATGACGTTAGGCCCCCTACTCGGAATAGTGGTCCTAGTTCTTTCATTCAACTTAATCGGCGATGGCTTCAGAGACGTCTTTGCAGGTGGGTGAATATGACTCTGCTTGAGGTAAGAAATCTTAACGTAAACTACAGAAGTTACTGGTATACGTACTACGTTTTAGACGATGTAGGCCTCAACGTGGCTCAGAGGGAGAAGATAGGTTTAATAGGGGAGTCCGGTAGCGGGAAAACCACCTTGTTGAAGTCAGTTCTGCAGATACTACCACCTCAAGGCCAGATCGTTAGCGGGAGGGTATTGTGGAAGGGGGTAGACCTCATCAGGGCCGACAAGAAGTACGTCCTGAGCGTTAGGAAGAAGGAGATAGGGATGATTTTCCAGGATCCTTTAGGGGCTCTCAATCCCGTCTTTAAGATAAAGGATCAGATGATTGACATACTTAAGCAGTCATACAGTGACCACAATGAGTCAGACTTAATAGGCATAGCTGATGAACTCCTTCGTAAAGTAATGCTTCCTGACACCGCAAGGGTTCTAGACTCATATCCTTTCCAGTTAAGCGGAGGGATGAGGCAGAGGGTAGTGATAGCGATGGCGTTAGCCTCCGCTAAGGATCTCCTATTGGCTGATGAACCAACCACCAATCTAGACGTGACCATACAAGATCAGATACTTAGACTCATAAATAAGTTGGTGGAGGAAAGAGGCTTGAGTATGGTGTTGGTCTCTCACGCGTTAGGTATGGTTGCTAAGATGACCCGCAGAGTCTACGTAATGTATGCAGGGAACATAATCGAGGAAGCCTTAACCCCTGAATTATTTAGGGAACCCCTGCATCCATACACCCGCATGTTAATTGACAGCACGCCGAGGCTTGCCAGCACGCAAATCGGTGAGGGGATAAAAGGCAACCCTCCCGATTATAGGTATCCACCATCAGGATGTAGATTCCACCCAAGATGCCCTCATATGATGGAGATATGTAAGAGTGTGAAGCCGTCCTACGTTAAAGTATCTCAACACAGGTACGTTGCGTGTCATATGTATCACGGTGAGTCCCCCGTGGACAGGGGTGTGAGGCAGTGACGACGCAAGACAAGGACATTGTGAAAACGTCTTTGGAGCATCTATTAGTAGTGAGAAACCTCAGAAAGTACTTCAGAACACCGAGGGGGTTAGTTAGGGCTGTGGATGAGGTGACTTTCACTATGGACGCCGGGGAGACCCTGGCGTTAGTCGGTGAGTCAGGCTCAGGTAAGACGACGATCGCGCATATAATAATGGGTTTCTACACCCCGACTGACGGTGTAGTAATGTATAAAGGCATTAACATAGGGATCCCCATCGAAAAGAGACCTCTTCGATTGAAAAAGGAAATACAGATAGTATTTCAAGATCCTGCAACCTCGCTCAATCCAAAAAAGACTGTGAAGGACATCCTCGAATCAGCGATAAGAGTGCATGAGAAGAGCTCAAGGCTTGAGAGATTTAGGAGGATTTTAGAGTTGATGAGTTATGTGGGATTAGCAGAAGAGCATCTATTTAAGCTACCCGGTGAGTTAGGTGGTGGTGAAAAGCAATTAATAGCTTTGGCGAGGGCATTGGCCGTTGATCCAGCATTCATAATACTTGATGAGCCCACCTCTGCTTTAGATGTCTCAGCGCAGTCTAAGGTGTTGAAGACTCTCTCGAGAATTCAAAGAGACCGCGGGGTTTCCTACTTGCTGATAACACATGATCTAGGCGTTGTCAGGAATATCTCGAAAAGAGTTATAGTAATGTATCTAGGTAAGATGTGTGAAGTCGCCAATACTGATGAGTTCTTCCGTAGACCTACACATCCTTACACACAAATGCTGCTTTCCTCAATACCTGTCATGACTGAGGAGGA
This window of the Zestosphaera sp. genome carries:
- a CDS encoding ABC transporter permease, coding for MAGLKPFLRKAYRNVFIRRTVRSFLSLLGLSFLIFVLARVLPGDPIRAALGPDVPEDVAQRYREMLNLDKPLYLQYFYWLMDVFQMKLGRSLVTIRDVSADIADFFPATLELLIASAVFRIIVAFPLGVLSGRKPGAAMDNIIRVIAYIGICIPTFGWAIILQLTFAYWLNWLPAVGRISEEFMNIQRITGLMTVDTLLNGNLPAFVDALKHLLIPTVALSIGGAVQEARILRSGMIENISKDYVLNMKSHGIPERVIYFKYVLKPSIIAVVPTMGLDIAATVGNAFLVESICNWPGMSRYGMMAMLRKDLNAIVGVVLVIGVVYIVINTITDLILYAIDPRLRFREREGS
- a CDS encoding ABC transporter ATP-binding protein, whose amino-acid sequence is MTTQDKDIVKTSLEHLLVVRNLRKYFRTPRGLVRAVDEVTFTMDAGETLALVGESGSGKTTIAHIIMGFYTPTDGVVMYKGINIGIPIEKRPLRLKKEIQIVFQDPATSLNPKKTVKDILESAIRVHEKSSRLERFRRILELMSYVGLAEEHLFKLPGELGGGEKQLIALARALAVDPAFIILDEPTSALDVSAQSKVLKTLSRIQRDRGVSYLLITHDLGVVRNISKRVIVMYLGKMCEVANTDEFFRRPTHPYTQMLLSSIPVMTEEDERILPAKIESRGEIPSAINPPPGCRFHTRCPYVMDVCKKEEPPAFNVGDAKHLVNCWLHSPNARI
- a CDS encoding ABC transporter permease — protein: MRSEDYGALAHKEREVKIEGIRRAWFRFSRNKLAVAGLVMLTVVLVMALLAEYVTPYPSHAGLYINFKEKYQPPNPNHILGTDMYGRDVFTRVVFGFRYALMMVGVVLGIVVPSGTILGLIAGYYKGTLIDHIIMGASEVFVAVPPLVLALAICSVLEPNVFNALLAITLMWWPWYTRMVYSITSSLRNEPYIWAAKAVGIRTVHILFRELLPNMLGPILTKATLDASWVIIIGASISFVGLGAQPPTPDLGTMLSEYCRYLPGYWWMTLGPLLGIVVLVLSFNLIGDGFRDVFAGG
- a CDS encoding ABC transporter substrate-binding protein, translated to MNTLLKLGISRLYVAIIAFIVVVAAVATVIFITTPTPTPTSTPTPTPTTPKPTTPTPTPTPTTTPTTPKPTPTPTPTTTPVGERLLRFSNANVPNLDPAVGSDEASAIYFINVYDTLVYPLPNGTIIPHAAERWTVSADGLTWTFYIRKGIKFHVTGRELTAHDVEFSLRRLFTIGRGYAYLFTPIVDINKTKVVDNYTIQITLKSTFGPFLQILVRLFILDSELVKQHIKTPGPYGALGDYGTEWLAEGSADAGSGAYMLAEYRRGESVVLRRNVNWWGKFAPNAPDRVIMLGTTEPTTILTLMSKRELEITDTWQSIENYEAMSRIKGINLTTIPTLRGFYFMLNTQKPPLDDIHVRKAISLAFDYEAAIEGINPYQKRGLGPVPSSLAGFCQPPEILKRNVQAAIEELKKSKYWGSLDKYPIDVWWVAEVPWEERAALLFKANLEEIGLKVNVIKQPWLSVIQGLSTLESSPHAVTVINSADYAEAGAMLMKRYHSSSYGKYYQNEWLFIPELDKMIEDAISTINFNERLSKYCKIQHYIFNLYPTLYVYDYVDLRAYQAYYVDFPAARGEVAPLVGYQLECRWIQVYPEKRAELLG
- a CDS encoding ABC transporter ATP-binding protein, which produces MTLLEVRNLNVNYRSYWYTYYVLDDVGLNVAQREKIGLIGESGSGKTTLLKSVLQILPPQGQIVSGRVLWKGVDLIRADKKYVLSVRKKEIGMIFQDPLGALNPVFKIKDQMIDILKQSYSDHNESDLIGIADELLRKVMLPDTARVLDSYPFQLSGGMRQRVVIAMALASAKDLLLADEPTTNLDVTIQDQILRLINKLVEERGLSMVLVSHALGMVAKMTRRVYVMYAGNIIEEALTPELFREPLHPYTRMLIDSTPRLASTQIGEGIKGNPPDYRYPPSGCRFHPRCPHMMEICKSVKPSYVKVSQHRYVACHMYHGESPVDRGVRQ